One stretch of Shewanella sp. Arc9-LZ DNA includes these proteins:
- a CDS encoding efflux RND transporter periplasmic adaptor subunit, which translates to MVRLLTLFTYYILTKKDTDWMGTFSRFAIAIVLLLVVIGSIFGYKFYQINQMQAKFSQPRPATVVETTEVSRVSWQPSIQSIGGIRAINGVMIANELPGVVTKVLFKSGQSVKKGDILIRLNSDIEQAALTTRLAEAQLASKAFQHNSDLISKRAVSQFALDETKAALDVARARVKEAEAQFGKKILTAPFDGIVGLRLADIGEYLSVGTPVVEINMLNPILVEYTLSEQELASVDIGDLVEVTVAATGSEVFKGTITAINSSITPETRTVKLRAQLLNPQQSLKPGMFATIRTMAKGERQVIAIPNIALSFNTYGDFAYALTKNEKGQLVTEQRTLETGVTRDGMTEINKGLEPGERIIASGLLRLRAGQRVKIKQDDKIADSTGVK; encoded by the coding sequence ATGGTCAGATTATTAACGTTATTTACTTATTATATATTAACTAAAAAGGATACAGATTGGATGGGCACTTTCTCACGCTTCGCAATTGCTATCGTTCTGCTCCTTGTCGTCATCGGCAGCATCTTCGGCTACAAGTTCTATCAAATTAACCAAATGCAGGCCAAATTCTCTCAGCCACGCCCCGCAACCGTCGTTGAAACTACAGAGGTCTCTAGAGTATCTTGGCAACCGAGTATCCAATCAATCGGTGGCATCAGAGCTATCAACGGCGTCATGATAGCCAATGAATTGCCCGGTGTAGTGACAAAAGTTTTGTTCAAATCGGGTCAATCCGTCAAAAAAGGCGATATCCTGATCCGCCTAAACAGCGATATAGAGCAAGCCGCTCTTACAACACGTCTAGCTGAGGCACAGCTTGCTTCGAAAGCATTTCAACATAACTCAGACTTGATTTCCAAACGGGCTGTGTCACAGTTCGCCTTAGATGAAACAAAGGCTGCGCTAGATGTAGCCAGAGCACGAGTAAAAGAAGCCGAGGCCCAGTTTGGTAAAAAAATACTCACGGCTCCCTTCGACGGCATAGTAGGGCTACGTCTAGCGGATATAGGTGAATACTTATCTGTGGGTACACCTGTCGTTGAAATCAATATGCTTAATCCAATTCTGGTCGAATATACTCTGTCTGAACAGGAACTGGCCAGCGTTGATATTGGTGATCTCGTTGAAGTCACCGTGGCGGCAACTGGCTCAGAGGTATTCAAGGGAACAATTACCGCAATTAATAGCTCTATCACGCCAGAGACACGCACCGTTAAGCTGCGCGCCCAACTTCTAAACCCCCAACAAAGCCTCAAACCGGGTATGTTCGCTACCATTAGAACCATGGCAAAGGGTGAAAGGCAGGTCATTGCAATTCCAAACATAGCACTGTCTTTCAACACCTACGGCGATTTCGCCTATGCATTAACTAAAAATGAAAAAGGCCAGCTGGTCACTGAGCAGCGGACATTGGAAACCGGCGTTACACGGGATGGCATGACTGAAATTAACAAAGGGTTAGAACCCGGTGAACGTATCATTGCCTCTGGTTTGCTGCGCTTGAGGGCTGGTCAGCGAGTGAAAATAAAGCAAGATGACAAGATTGCAGACAGTACAGGAGTTAAATAA
- the nhaA gene encoding Na+/H+ antiporter NhaA, protein MANESKNILQRGLEYMHEPFSGFIRAQTTSSLFLLLSTILALWWANSAYSSTYLDLVHTPIGIFLGDVELRSSLKHIINDGLMVIFFLLIGLEIKREVLAGDLAKPENRRMLIICAIGGMILPATIYTLFNWGLDSQIGWGIPMATDTAFALGVLTIVRKYIPASLLAFIVGLAIVDDVGAILVIALFYTQEISVIYLFSACLLITFLAVANYAGVRQPIFYIIIGIATWWMMLMSGVHATVAGVAIALTVPARPKLASAKSLDKAKTTISSLQQEIEEVDVLGSQEDHKQVLEVRDLAEHAGTPLRRWEDVLHLPVALFILPLFALTNAGVVFSFSSFIDSLQYPVGLGIIFGLVVGKFIGISGACWLGLHYKIGKLPKGVNIQHIIGASLIAGIGFTMSTFIATLGFDGQPEHLHNAKTSILVASVMSAFLGALYLRFIGSNKRKK, encoded by the coding sequence ATGGCAAACGAATCTAAAAATATATTGCAGCGTGGTTTGGAATATATGCACGAACCATTTTCGGGTTTTATTCGAGCGCAGACTACCTCCAGTCTGTTTCTTCTGTTATCGACAATCTTGGCTCTATGGTGGGCAAATTCAGCCTATTCTTCTACCTACTTAGATCTTGTGCACACCCCGATTGGAATATTTTTGGGTGATGTTGAGTTACGATCTTCACTTAAACACATTATTAATGATGGTTTAATGGTGATATTTTTCTTATTGATTGGACTTGAAATCAAACGCGAGGTGCTAGCCGGAGACCTCGCTAAACCTGAAAATCGGCGCATGTTGATTATTTGTGCCATAGGCGGAATGATTTTACCGGCTACGATCTATACCTTGTTCAATTGGGGACTTGATTCACAGATCGGTTGGGGTATCCCAATGGCAACCGACACCGCGTTTGCGCTAGGTGTACTTACCATAGTGCGAAAATACATACCAGCCAGTCTTTTGGCTTTCATAGTTGGGCTCGCCATCGTTGATGATGTTGGGGCGATACTCGTTATTGCACTATTTTATACCCAGGAAATATCCGTAATCTATCTGTTTAGCGCATGTTTACTTATTACTTTTTTGGCAGTAGCTAACTACGCGGGCGTAAGACAGCCAATTTTCTATATTATCATCGGTATTGCAACCTGGTGGATGATGCTCATGTCTGGTGTTCATGCCACTGTTGCTGGCGTTGCAATCGCATTGACGGTGCCAGCACGGCCGAAGTTGGCGTCGGCAAAGTCGCTTGATAAGGCTAAAACAACAATCAGCTCTCTTCAGCAAGAAATAGAAGAGGTGGACGTTCTTGGTAGTCAGGAGGACCATAAACAGGTACTGGAAGTGCGCGATTTAGCAGAACATGCTGGCACTCCCCTGCGTCGTTGGGAAGATGTACTGCATCTACCTGTAGCACTCTTCATCTTACCGCTGTTTGCGTTGACTAATGCTGGCGTAGTGTTTAGTTTTAGTTCGTTTATCGACAGCCTCCAATACCCAGTTGGATTAGGGATTATTTTTGGCCTTGTAGTCGGTAAATTTATTGGCATTTCCGGCGCGTGCTGGTTGGGCCTGCACTACAAAATAGGTAAATTACCCAAGGGAGTTAATATTCAACACATTATTGGTGCTTCACTGATAGCCGGGATAGGCTTCACCATGTCCACATTTATTGCGACACTGGGGTTTGACGGGCAACCTGAACATCTCCATAACGCAAAAACATCCATCTTGGTCGCATCGGTTATGTCTGCATTTTTGGGTGCGTTATATCTTAGATTCATTGGTTCAAACAAACGAAAAAAATGA
- a CDS encoding Dps family protein — translation MSNINIGIDKKERSEIAEGLKKLLADTYTLYLQTHNFHWNVTGVRFRELHLMFEEQYMELAIAVDDIAERVRTLDVAAPGTYKEFSKLSSIHEVDGVPNATEMIEVLLVGHEKIIQTARDVLKVAHQSDDESTVSLVSDRMRIHEKTSWMLRASNK, via the coding sequence ATGAGCAACATTAATATTGGCATTGATAAAAAAGAAAGAAGCGAAATCGCTGAAGGGTTAAAGAAGTTATTAGCCGATACTTATACGCTTTATTTACAGACGCATAACTTTCACTGGAATGTGACTGGGGTGAGGTTTAGGGAGCTGCACTTGATGTTTGAAGAGCAGTATATGGAATTGGCCATTGCTGTAGACGATATAGCCGAACGTGTTCGAACTCTCGATGTTGCTGCGCCAGGCACTTATAAAGAATTTTCCAAGTTAAGTTCAATCCATGAGGTAGATGGTGTTCCCAATGCAACGGAAATGATAGAAGTATTACTCGTTGGTCACGAAAAAATTATACAGACTGCTCGCGATGTTTTAAAAGTGGCCCATCAATCAGACGACGAATCAACGGTATCTCTTGTATCTGATCGAATGCGAATACATGAAAAAACATCGTGGATGTTGAGAGCTTCAAATAAGTAG
- a CDS encoding efflux RND transporter permease subunit: MRFTDIFIQRPVLSIVVSLLILLVGIRSIMEMEIREYPVLENTKVTVTTAYPGASSELIQGFITQPLQQAIAEAKGIDFLSSSSIQGFSTIEAQMELNYDANDALAEIQSKVASQRNELPDEAQDPVINSTTGEGRALMYIAFFSDTMKVPQISDYLAREVQPKLQALSGVAKAELLGRRFALRVWLDPQRLAAVNLTSTDIAQTLRQNNYISAVGQTKDEFIKINLTTNTDVANTKQFENLIIKSTEDSIVRLKDIARVELGSQTYENIALYKGKPSTYVAINLSPGSNPLSVAERVKELLPDIKSQLPSGLQVELPYDASAFIDDSINEVIKTLIEAVGIVLVIVFLCLGSLRAAIIPSIAVPLSLIGGAFIMLVLGFSLNLLTLLSLVLAIGLVVDDAIIIVENIHRHIVDGKSKKEAALIGAREMANPVIAMTITLVAVYAPIGFMGGLVGSLFTEFAFTLAGAVVISGIIALTLSPMLASKVLKPHGQSTRFESAIESLFDRLANTYQRSLAIMVKAVSPVIMFAVVVLVSIFFMMMLSQKELAPTEDRGIILFQGKGPQTATLEYLQKYGREMQTAFEQVPGYDETFMLVGMTSPNAVFGGFKMKPWSERDISQFDIMPQLQASVAGITGLKTALFPIPSLPGSSGGLPFQFVLTSGSDFTQLDQIADEFVGAAMQSGNFTFVQKSIDIDKPVTRVKVDRERVADLGLSMQEIGQALGGMLGGGFISRFNMEGRSYEVIPQVERYARQTATALNDYFIRADSGDLVPLGSVVSFEHDVEPSSRTQFNQLNSVTIEGIPAPSVSMGDAISFMKTKAVDILPRGFSYDFKGESRQFENSGSALIVTIFLSLLVIYLVLAAQFESWRDPLIILISVPMSIAGAMAFIMLGFASMNIYTQVGLITLIGVVAKNGILIVEFANTLQERGRNKRDAVIEAAAIRLRPIIMTSLALIVAMIPLLIAAGPGAESRFAIGITIATGLGIGTLLTMYVLPAFYIVLAKKIDTSDLEGQGNTADQTPT; the protein is encoded by the coding sequence ATGCGTTTTACAGACATTTTTATACAACGGCCAGTGCTGTCCATTGTTGTTAGTCTACTAATATTACTGGTTGGGATTCGCTCTATTATGGAGATGGAGATCCGCGAATACCCTGTATTGGAAAACACTAAAGTCACCGTTACTACTGCATATCCAGGCGCCAGCAGTGAATTGATCCAGGGATTCATTACCCAACCTTTGCAGCAGGCTATTGCCGAAGCAAAGGGCATAGACTTTCTGAGCTCATCGAGCATACAAGGTTTTTCAACCATCGAAGCACAGATGGAACTCAACTACGATGCTAATGACGCACTTGCGGAGATTCAATCTAAAGTTGCCAGTCAACGTAACGAGTTACCTGACGAGGCTCAGGACCCTGTTATCAACTCGACGACGGGAGAAGGTCGTGCGCTCATGTACATCGCTTTCTTTAGCGATACCATGAAAGTCCCACAGATCTCAGATTATCTTGCCCGAGAAGTACAGCCGAAACTACAAGCCCTATCCGGTGTAGCCAAGGCCGAACTGCTGGGGCGTCGCTTTGCGCTGAGAGTCTGGCTCGATCCTCAAAGACTTGCAGCGGTTAATCTCACCTCGACAGATATTGCTCAAACCCTGCGTCAGAACAACTATATTTCAGCAGTTGGGCAAACCAAAGATGAATTCATCAAGATCAATCTCACTACGAATACTGACGTTGCAAACACCAAACAGTTCGAGAATCTGATAATTAAATCGACCGAAGATAGTATCGTTCGTCTCAAGGACATCGCCAGGGTAGAGCTCGGATCACAAACCTACGAGAACATAGCACTGTATAAGGGTAAACCTTCAACCTACGTAGCCATTAATCTATCTCCGGGTTCTAATCCACTGTCTGTGGCTGAACGTGTTAAGGAACTCCTGCCGGATATAAAGTCTCAGCTGCCCTCGGGTCTGCAGGTCGAACTCCCCTACGATGCATCAGCATTTATTGATGATTCAATTAATGAGGTGATCAAGACGCTTATCGAGGCAGTGGGTATCGTTCTTGTCATCGTGTTTCTATGCCTAGGATCTCTGCGAGCGGCAATCATTCCCTCAATAGCAGTACCGCTCTCGCTCATCGGTGGAGCCTTCATCATGCTGGTGCTGGGTTTCTCGCTCAATTTACTGACGCTGCTCTCACTTGTGCTGGCTATAGGCTTGGTCGTCGACGATGCTATTATCATAGTCGAGAACATACACCGGCATATCGTTGATGGTAAATCAAAGAAGGAAGCGGCGTTGATCGGTGCTCGAGAAATGGCCAATCCAGTTATCGCCATGACGATAACCTTGGTTGCAGTCTACGCGCCTATTGGTTTCATGGGTGGGCTGGTTGGTTCGCTTTTTACCGAGTTTGCTTTCACGCTTGCTGGTGCCGTCGTCATTTCAGGCATCATTGCCTTGACGTTATCGCCTATGCTGGCCAGTAAGGTTCTCAAACCACATGGACAGTCGACCCGCTTCGAGAGTGCAATTGAAAGTTTGTTCGACCGACTCGCCAATACTTATCAGCGCTCGCTGGCTATCATGGTCAAGGCCGTCTCACCTGTAATTATGTTTGCGGTAGTCGTACTAGTGTCGATCTTTTTTATGATGATGCTAAGCCAGAAAGAGCTTGCACCGACTGAGGACCGTGGCATCATTTTGTTTCAGGGTAAAGGACCGCAGACAGCCACACTCGAATACCTGCAGAAGTATGGCAGAGAAATGCAGACAGCCTTCGAGCAGGTACCAGGCTACGACGAGACGTTCATGCTGGTTGGTATGACGAGTCCCAATGCGGTGTTTGGTGGTTTCAAAATGAAGCCTTGGAGCGAACGGGATATATCGCAGTTTGATATCATGCCTCAACTGCAGGCTTCTGTGGCAGGGATTACTGGTTTGAAAACCGCTTTATTTCCAATTCCATCCTTGCCTGGCTCGAGTGGCGGTCTACCCTTTCAGTTTGTGCTAACTTCGGGCAGTGATTTTACTCAACTCGATCAAATAGCAGATGAATTCGTAGGGGCTGCCATGCAGAGTGGCAACTTCACATTCGTGCAGAAATCGATCGACATCGATAAGCCCGTCACCCGAGTAAAGGTCGACCGCGAACGCGTAGCCGATCTCGGTTTGTCGATGCAGGAAATTGGTCAGGCGCTTGGCGGTATGCTTGGCGGCGGGTTTATTAGTCGTTTCAACATGGAGGGGCGATCGTATGAGGTTATTCCCCAGGTTGAGCGCTACGCGCGCCAAACAGCAACGGCGCTCAACGATTATTTCATCCGCGCCGACTCTGGCGATTTAGTTCCGCTCGGCTCGGTCGTTAGCTTCGAGCATGATGTAGAACCCTCATCCAGAACACAATTCAATCAGCTGAATTCGGTCACGATCGAAGGCATTCCAGCGCCATCAGTGTCGATGGGAGATGCCATCAGTTTCATGAAAACCAAGGCGGTCGATATCCTACCTCGGGGTTTCAGCTATGATTTTAAGGGCGAGTCTAGACAGTTCGAAAATTCTGGCAGTGCGTTAATCGTGACTATCTTTTTATCGCTACTCGTTATCTATCTGGTGCTTGCTGCGCAATTTGAGAGCTGGCGTGATCCTCTTATCATTTTAATATCGGTGCCGATGTCAATTGCAGGGGCAATGGCCTTCATTATGCTTGGTTTTGCGTCGATGAACATCTACACACAGGTTGGTCTGATAACATTGATTGGCGTGGTCGCGAAGAACGGTATTCTTATCGTGGAATTTGCCAACACACTTCAGGAAAGGGGACGCAACAAGCGCGACGCGGTAATCGAAGCCGCAGCGATTCGACTTCGCCCTATTATCATGACTTCGCTGGCGCTTATCGTCGCCATGATCCCGCTGTTAATTGCAGCGGGCCCCGGAGCAGAGTCGCGCTTTGCGATTGGTATAACCATTGCTACAGGACTCGGTATCGGTACTTTGTTAACTATGTATGTGTTGCCTGCTTTCTATATCGTCCTGGCAAAGAAGATTGATACTTCAGATCTTGAGGGGCAGGGTAATACCGCTGATCAAACTCCGACTTAA
- the putA gene encoding bifunctional proline dehydrogenase/L-glutamate gamma-semialdehyde dehydrogenase PutA, giving the protein MLFNNSNITDSPIRHKIREFYRIDESVAVEHILPLADVNDEAASRAWEKARKISLKIRRDESGNGAVDALLAEYTLSSEEGVVLMCLAEALLRVPDKHTQDALISDKISQGEWRSHLGSSDSLFVNASSWGLLVTGTMVDYADEREKDSFDLLKKIIGRLGEPVIRKAMNYAMQIMGEQFVMGETIQAATEHATKQDRQGFVYSYDMLGEGARTMGDADKYFKAYQVAIDAIGAVSLASGKNDPRRVPGISVKLSAIHPRYEFAQRQRVMTEAVPKLKALCLQAKKYNIGLTVDAEESERLDLSLDVIEAVFSDDELAGWNGFSMALQAYQKRAIFIIDWLHELTIRVGRKMMVRLVKGAYWDTQIKNTQKGGYEHFPVFTRKASTDVSYLACAKKLLEYRDTLYPQFATHNAYTVTTILELAGNDKTSFEFQCLYGMGGSLYDQVVASENVQCRVYAPVGPHKELLAYLVRRLLENGANSSFVNAIIDESQPVESLLEDPVKKMHRLTDKYNGQIIKPIALYHDENGVGRDNSKGLDLTDINMVTPLKTSLDNWVENNQFSESDTPEGAVAIRNPAKQSEIIGFQRHHSKDDMLAMIDTAQTAFASWSQKPVSERAALLCSIAYILEHHRDELIALCIKEAGKTTQDGIDEVREAVDFCRYYAQQAIVLAEDDRLEARGVVLCISPWNFPLAIFIGQVTAAISTGNTVLAKPAEQTSLIALRAIELMTSAGLPHGVVQAVIAKGSEVGSIIIPNAHIQTVIFTGSIKTATIISQTLADRDGAKVPFIAETGGQNCMIVDSTALPEQVVDDVISSGFQSAGQRCSALRVLFLQEDIADTVITMLKGALAELHVGNPEKLSTDVGPVIDQKALDSLNAHSDYMKTHGQLLYQCAISNETNEIAENEHFFFAPRLYEIDNISVLKHEVFGPCVHIIRFKGDEIEKVIDDINGTGFGLTMGIHTRIEQRAFHLATLSRAGNVYVNRNMIGAIVGVQPFGGRGLSGTGPKAGGPYYLTRLVKEKATPDADKFNLLPSQVDALVSDSRSKAEAELMMDRADIAEKTWRMTELDQRISFVRQMLAEMADIDIVDDLADDLNSTLTAANSQLVCVEKHLQKPTTLPGPTGESNILYLENRGNIICFADENVTFHFWILSIVTALTTGNTVISVVSDLFYDQALAIRDKFVTTGADENIFQITRLCHLTTLLAHPALSGVVVDSHCSRKNYISDRLAERQGAILPMISSEYFDNLIQRLLTEKAVSIDTTASGGNTSLMTLDEEN; this is encoded by the coding sequence ATGCTTTTTAATAATTCGAACATTACGGACTCTCCTATTCGTCATAAAATTCGCGAGTTCTATCGTATTGATGAAAGTGTTGCGGTAGAGCATATTTTACCGTTAGCAGACGTTAACGATGAAGCTGCCAGCAGAGCGTGGGAAAAGGCACGTAAAATATCATTAAAAATACGTAGAGACGAATCAGGTAACGGTGCTGTAGATGCCTTACTCGCAGAATACACATTATCCAGTGAAGAAGGTGTGGTGTTGATGTGTTTGGCTGAGGCCTTATTACGTGTACCAGATAAGCACACTCAAGATGCCCTCATTAGCGACAAAATTTCTCAAGGTGAGTGGCGAAGTCATTTGGGCAGCAGTGATTCACTGTTTGTTAATGCCTCATCGTGGGGGTTATTAGTTACCGGCACTATGGTTGATTATGCTGATGAACGCGAAAAAGATAGTTTTGATTTATTGAAAAAGATTATTGGTCGTTTAGGTGAGCCTGTCATTCGTAAAGCAATGAACTATGCCATGCAAATTATGGGTGAGCAGTTTGTTATGGGCGAAACGATTCAAGCTGCAACAGAGCATGCTACCAAACAAGATCGGCAAGGCTTCGTATATTCTTACGATATGCTAGGTGAGGGTGCGCGCACCATGGGTGATGCTGATAAATATTTTAAAGCTTATCAAGTTGCCATAGATGCTATTGGCGCGGTTTCACTCGCGTCAGGTAAGAACGATCCTCGTAGAGTTCCTGGTATCTCAGTTAAGCTTTCTGCTATTCATCCTCGTTACGAATTTGCGCAAAGACAACGGGTAATGACTGAAGCTGTTCCCAAACTTAAAGCGCTTTGTTTGCAAGCTAAAAAATACAATATTGGTTTAACGGTTGATGCGGAAGAATCTGAGCGATTAGATTTGTCCCTTGATGTTATTGAGGCGGTATTTAGTGATGACGAATTAGCGGGTTGGAATGGCTTTTCGATGGCTCTGCAAGCTTATCAAAAACGGGCTATTTTTATCATTGATTGGTTACATGAGCTAACCATTCGTGTTGGCCGAAAAATGATGGTGCGTTTAGTTAAAGGTGCTTATTGGGATACTCAGATTAAAAACACTCAAAAAGGTGGCTATGAACATTTCCCCGTATTCACTCGCAAAGCTTCTACTGATGTTTCTTACCTCGCCTGTGCAAAAAAATTATTAGAATATAGAGATACTCTCTATCCACAGTTTGCGACACATAATGCTTACACAGTGACGACTATTCTTGAACTGGCGGGCAATGACAAAACAAGTTTTGAATTTCAATGTCTATATGGCATGGGGGGGTCTTTATATGATCAAGTTGTTGCCAGTGAAAATGTTCAATGTCGCGTCTATGCACCGGTTGGTCCTCATAAAGAGCTACTAGCCTATTTAGTCCGTCGTTTGTTAGAAAATGGCGCTAATTCTTCTTTTGTTAATGCCATTATTGATGAGTCTCAACCGGTCGAATCTTTACTTGAAGACCCGGTTAAAAAAATGCATCGCTTAACAGACAAATATAACGGCCAGATTATCAAACCTATTGCCTTGTACCATGATGAAAATGGTGTTGGTCGAGATAATTCCAAGGGCTTAGATTTAACCGACATAAATATGGTAACCCCGCTAAAAACATCACTAGATAATTGGGTTGAAAATAACCAGTTTTCTGAAAGTGATACGCCAGAGGGGGCTGTAGCCATTAGAAACCCAGCAAAACAAAGTGAAATCATTGGTTTCCAGCGACATCATAGCAAAGATGACATGCTCGCGATGATCGATACGGCTCAAACTGCATTTGCCTCATGGTCACAAAAGCCTGTATCTGAACGCGCAGCCTTATTATGCAGTATCGCCTATATTCTCGAACATCATAGGGACGAGCTCATTGCCTTATGCATCAAAGAAGCGGGAAAAACGACTCAAGATGGTATTGATGAAGTCAGAGAGGCTGTTGATTTTTGTCGTTATTATGCACAACAAGCGATAGTACTTGCAGAAGATGATCGTTTAGAAGCTCGTGGTGTGGTGTTATGTATCAGCCCTTGGAACTTCCCGTTAGCGATATTTATAGGGCAAGTGACAGCTGCCATTTCTACTGGTAATACGGTGTTGGCCAAACCAGCCGAGCAAACAAGTTTAATTGCATTGCGCGCTATTGAACTAATGACGTCTGCTGGATTACCTCATGGCGTTGTACAAGCAGTTATTGCCAAGGGTAGTGAAGTGGGCAGTATTATTATTCCTAATGCACACATTCAAACGGTTATTTTTACGGGTTCAATTAAAACAGCGACTATTATTTCGCAAACGTTGGCAGATAGAGACGGCGCAAAAGTCCCTTTTATTGCTGAAACAGGCGGTCAAAACTGTATGATAGTTGACTCCACAGCTTTGCCTGAGCAAGTGGTTGATGATGTGATTTCTTCAGGATTTCAGTCTGCAGGTCAGCGTTGTTCTGCGCTCAGGGTATTATTTTTGCAAGAAGATATTGCCGATACTGTTATTACAATGCTTAAAGGCGCATTAGCAGAATTACATGTGGGTAATCCAGAAAAACTCAGCACTGATGTTGGTCCCGTCATTGATCAAAAAGCGCTAGATTCACTCAATGCTCACAGTGACTATATGAAAACTCATGGTCAATTATTGTACCAGTGCGCGATATCTAATGAGACAAATGAAATAGCAGAAAACGAACATTTCTTTTTTGCGCCGCGACTTTATGAAATAGACAATATTAGTGTGCTCAAGCATGAAGTATTTGGTCCCTGTGTTCATATTATTCGTTTTAAAGGCGATGAAATAGAAAAAGTCATTGATGATATTAATGGCACCGGTTTCGGTTTAACGATGGGTATTCATACGCGGATTGAACAGCGAGCTTTTCATTTGGCGACACTATCGCGTGCAGGTAATGTATATGTAAATCGCAATATGATTGGCGCTATTGTGGGGGTGCAACCTTTTGGGGGGCGTGGTCTTTCAGGTACAGGGCCAAAAGCGGGTGGGCCATATTATTTAACACGTCTAGTGAAAGAGAAAGCCACTCCCGATGCCGATAAATTTAACTTATTACCATCGCAAGTTGATGCTTTAGTGAGCGATTCGAGATCGAAAGCAGAAGCAGAATTAATGATGGATAGGGCGGATATAGCAGAAAAAACCTGGCGCATGACCGAGTTAGATCAGCGTATTTCTTTTGTGCGTCAAATGTTAGCCGAAATGGCTGATATCGATATTGTTGATGATTTAGCCGATGACTTAAACAGTACTTTGACAGCGGCTAATTCACAATTAGTGTGTGTTGAAAAACATCTGCAAAAGCCAACAACGCTTCCAGGTCCAACAGGTGAGTCTAATATACTCTATTTGGAAAATCGCGGTAATATCATCTGCTTTGCTGATGAAAATGTGACTTTTCACTTTTGGATACTCTCAATTGTAACGGCTTTGACAACCGGAAATACCGTTATCTCGGTCGTTTCTGATTTATTTTATGATCAAGCGTTAGCCATTAGAGATAAGTTCGTTACAACAGGCGCAGATGAGAATATTTTTCAAATTACCCGCTTATGTCATTTAACCACTTTGTTGGCGCATCCTGCGTTATCAGGAGTCGTTGTTGATAGTCATTGTAGCCGAAAAAATTATATCAGTGACAGATTAGCCGAACGTCAAGGGGCAATTTTACCAATGATCAGTTCAGAATATTTTGATAATCTCATTCAACGTTTATTAACAGAAAAAGCCGTTAGCATTGATACTACCGCATCTGGTGGTAACACGTCGCTGATGACTTTAGATGAAGAGAACTAA
- a CDS encoding DUF2171 domain-containing protein, with protein MIQTNQIKPDMPVVCSEDGQFATVDHMEGTDTLKLKKDKGGQHHYIPLSWVTSTEGDKVKVDRPGDQAMQEWSQTPPTGTGH; from the coding sequence ATGATTCAAACCAACCAAATTAAACCTGACATGCCTGTTGTCTGCTCCGAAGATGGTCAATTTGCTACTGTAGATCATATGGAGGGCACTGATACCCTCAAGCTTAAAAAAGACAAGGGCGGTCAACACCATTACATTCCATTAAGCTGGGTAACCTCAACTGAGGGCGATAAAGTGAAAGTTGATCGTCCAGGAGACCAGGCTATGCAGGAATGGTCTCAAACTCCGCCAACAGGTACAGGACACTAA